A window of Festucalex cinctus isolate MCC-2025b chromosome 6, RoL_Fcin_1.0, whole genome shotgun sequence contains these coding sequences:
- the tmem63bb gene encoding transmembrane protein 63Bb isoform X1: protein MLAVLIVAMASVGGGRACGARDNCSSDGDPKEYCYSARIRSTVLQGLPFGGVPTVLALDFMCFLVLLFVFSILRKVAWDYGRLALVTDADSRRRDRNNYEPVKSVASAAMHTDTPDRYERLTSVSSSVDLEQRDNGFCSWLTAIFRIKDEEIREKCGEDAVHYLSFQRHIIGLLVVVGVLSVGIVLPVNFSGDLLVRIISMDLLINQGAAGAPSKEENNAYSFGRTTIANLKSGTNLLWLHTTFAFMYLLLTVYSMRRHTSKMHYKEDDLVKRTLFINGISKYAEESQIKQHFEQAYENCVVLEARICYNVAKLMSLNAERKKTERSKKFFTDLMAKEHVPTMINPKPCGHLCCCAIAGCEEEEAVSFYTKREAKLKEEYRKEKEKVHTKPLGMAFVTFQNEAMTAIILKDFNACQVQGCRCRQEPRSSQFSEALHVHNWNVSYAPDPQNVRWEHLSLGGVSWWIRCLIINCILFLLLFFLTTPAIIISTMDKFNVTKPVEYLNNPIVTQFFPTLLLWAFSALLPTIVYYSAFFEAHWTRSGENRTTMHKCYTFLIFMVLLLPSLGLSSLDVFFRWLFDKKFLADGTVRFECVFLPDNGAFFVNYVIASAFIGNAMDLLRIPGLLMYMIRLCLAPSAADRRNVKRHQAYEFQFGAAYAWIMNVFTVVMAYSITCPIIVPFGLMYMLLKHLVDRYNMYYAYLPSKLDKKIHSGAVTQVVAAPILCLFWLLFFSTMRTGFETPTSVFTLVVLVVTIVVCLSHVCFGHFKYLSAHNYKIDTKDSDAEVVENGRPGRSSASPPSKSQQQMYIAQVLQDPNSDEPGGGGEEDRASSQDDDMLNGGNNINEADFHSGEDSLIANEVRQ from the exons ATGCTGGCGGTCCTGATCGTCGCCATGGCGAGCGTGGGCGGCGGGCGGGCCTGCGGCGCCCGCGACAACTGCTCGTCCGACGGCGACCCCAAAGAGTACTGCTACTCGGCGCGCATCCGCAGCACCGTGCTGCAGGGGCTGCCCTTCGGCGGCGTGCCCACCGTGCTGGCGCTGGACTTCATGTGCTTCCTG GTCTTGCTCTTCGTCTTCTCCATTTTGCGGAAGGTGGCGTGGGACTACGGACGCCTGGCGCTGGTCACCGATGCCGACAG CCGAAGACGAGACAGGAATAACTATGAGCCGGTCAAAAG CGTGGCGTCGGCGGCGATGCACACGGACACGCCCGACCGCTACGAACGCCTCACGTCCGTCTCCAGCTCCGTCGACCTGGAACAACGCGACAAC GGCTTCTGCTCGTGGCTGACGGCCATCTTCCGAATCAA GGACGAGGAGATCCGTGAGAAGTGCGGCGAGGACGCGGTGCACTACTTGTCCTTCCAGCGCCACATCATCGGCCTGCTGGTGGTGGTGGGCGTCCTCTCCGTCGGCATCGTGCTGCCCGTCAACTTCTCGGGAGACCTGCTGG TAAGAATTATCAGTATGGATTTGCTGATAAACCAAGGAGCAGCCGGAGCGCCGTCCAAAGAAG AAAACAACGCCTACAGCTTCGGCCGCACTACGATAGCCAACCTGAAGTCCGG GACCAACCTGCTGTGGCTGCACACGACCTTCGCCTTCATGTACCTGCTGCTCACCGTCTACAGCATGAGACGACACACGTCCAAGATGCACTACAAGGAGGACGACCTG GTGAAGCGCACCTTATTCATCAACGGCATCTCCAAGTACGCCGAAGAGAGTCAGATCAAGCAGCACTTTGA GCAGGCGTACGAGAACTGCGTGGTTCTGGAAGCTCGGATCTGCTACAACGTGGCCAAGCTGATGTCCCTCAACGCCGAGAG GAAGAAGACGGAGCGCAGTAAGAAGTTCTTCACCGACCTGATGGCCAAGGAGCACGTTCCCACCATGATCAACCCCAAACCCTGCGGACATCTCTGCTGCTGCGCCATCGCCGGCTGCGAGGAG GAGGAGGCGGTCAGCTTCTATACTAAGAGGGAGGCCAAACTGAAGGAGGAGTACcgcaaggagaaggagaaggtcCACACCAAACCTCTGGGCATGGCCTTTGTCACCTTCCAAAACGAGGCCATGACCGCCAT AATCCTGAAGGACTTCAACGCCTGCCAGGTCCAGGGTTGCCGCTGCCGCCAGGAGCCGCGCTCCTCGCAGTTCAGCGAAGCGCTTCACGTGCACAACTGGAACGTCTCGTACGCGCCGGACCCGCAGAACGTGCGCTG GGAGCACCTGTCGCTGGGCGGAGTCTCCTGGTGGATCCGCTGCCTGATCATCAACTGCATCTTGTTCCTGCTACTCTTCTTCCTCACCACGCCCGCCATTATCATCTCCACCATGGACAAGTTCAACGTCACCAAGCCGGTGGAGTACCTCAAC AATCCCATCGTGACCCAGTTCTTCCCCACGCTCCTCCTGTGGGCCTTCTCTGCCCTGCTGCCGACCATCGTCTACTACTCGGCCTTCTTCGAGGCGCACTGGACCAG GTCTGGAGAAAACCGGACCACAATGCACAAATGCTACACCTTCCTGATCTTTATGGTTCTTCTGCTGCCCTCTCTTGGCCTGAGCAG CCTGGATGTTTTCTTCCGTTGGCTCTTTGACAAAAAGTTCTTGGCCGATGGCACCGTCCGCTTTGA GTGCGTCTTCCTGCCCGACAACGGCGCCTTCTTCGTCAACTACGTGATCGCATCGGCCTTCATCGGGAACGCCATGGACCTGCTCCGGATCCCGGGCCTCCTCATGTACATGATTCGACTCTGCTTGGCGCCGTCCGCCGCAGACAGGCGCAACGTCAAGAGG CATCAAGCGTACGAGTTCCAGTTTGGGGCGGCGTACGCGTGGATCATGAACGTCTTCACCGTGGTCATGGCCTACAGCATCACCTGTCCCATCATCGTGCCCTTTG GTCTGATGTACATGCTGCTGAAGCACCTGGTGGACCGCTACAACATGTACTACGCGTACCTGCCGTCCAAGCTGGACAAGAAGATCCACTCTGGCGCCGTGACTCAGGTGGTGGCCGCGCCCATCCTTTGCCTCTTCTGGCTGCTCTTCTTCTCCACCATGCGGACAG GTTTCGAGACGCCCACGTCGGTCTTCACGCTGGTGGTCCTGGTGGTGACCATCGTGGTGTGCTTGTCGCACGTCTGCTTCGGACACTTCAAGTACCTGAGCGCTCACAACTACAAG ATCGACACCAAGGACTCGGACGCCGAAGTGGTGGAGAACGGACGCCCGGGCCGCAGCTCCGCCTCCCCGCCGTCCAAATCGCAG CAGCAGATGTACATCGCCCAGGTGCTCCAGGACCCCAACTCGGACGAGCCGGGCGGCGGGGGCGAGGAGGACCGGGCGTCGTCCCAGGACGACGACATGCTCAACGGCGGCAACAACATCAACGAGGCGGATTTCCACTCGGGGGAGGACAGTCTGATCGCAAACGAGGTCCGCCAGTAA
- the tmem63bb gene encoding transmembrane protein 63Bb isoform X4 produces the protein MLAVLIVAMASVGGGRACGARDNCSSDGDPKEYCYSARIRSTVLQGLPFGGVPTVLALDFMCFLVLLFVFSILRKVAWDYGRLALVTDADSRRRDRNNYEPVKSVASAAMHTDTPDRYERLTSVSSSVDLEQRDNGFCSWLTAIFRIKDEEIREKCGEDAVHYLSFQRHIIGLLVVVGVLSVGIVLPVNFSGDLLENNAYSFGRTTIANLKSGTNLLWLHTTFAFMYLLLTVYSMRRHTSKMHYKEDDLVKRTLFINGISKYAEESQIKQHFEQAYENCVVLEARICYNVAKLMSLNAERKKTERSKKFFTDLMAKEHVPTMINPKPCGHLCCCAIAGCEEEEAVSFYTKREAKLKEEYRKEKEKVHTKPLGMAFVTFQNEAMTAIILKDFNACQVQGCRCRQEPRSSQFSEALHVHNWNVSYAPDPQNVRWEHLSLGGVSWWIRCLIINCILFLLLFFLTTPAIIISTMDKFNVTKPVEYLNNPIVTQFFPTLLLWAFSALLPTIVYYSAFFEAHWTRSGENRTTMHKCYTFLIFMVLLLPSLGLSSLDVFFRWLFDKKFLADGTVRFECVFLPDNGAFFVNYVIASAFIGNAMDLLRIPGLLMYMIRLCLAPSAADRRNVKRHQAYEFQFGAAYAWIMNVFTVVMAYSITCPIIVPFGLMYMLLKHLVDRYNMYYAYLPSKLDKKIHSGAVTQVVAAPILCLFWLLFFSTMRTGFETPTSVFTLVVLVVTIVVCLSHVCFGHFKYLSAHNYKIDTKDSDAEVVENGRPGRSSASPPSKSQQQMYIAQVLQDPNSDEPGGGGEEDRASSQDDDMLNGGNNINEADFHSGEDSLIANEVRQ, from the exons ATGCTGGCGGTCCTGATCGTCGCCATGGCGAGCGTGGGCGGCGGGCGGGCCTGCGGCGCCCGCGACAACTGCTCGTCCGACGGCGACCCCAAAGAGTACTGCTACTCGGCGCGCATCCGCAGCACCGTGCTGCAGGGGCTGCCCTTCGGCGGCGTGCCCACCGTGCTGGCGCTGGACTTCATGTGCTTCCTG GTCTTGCTCTTCGTCTTCTCCATTTTGCGGAAGGTGGCGTGGGACTACGGACGCCTGGCGCTGGTCACCGATGCCGACAG CCGAAGACGAGACAGGAATAACTATGAGCCGGTCAAAAG CGTGGCGTCGGCGGCGATGCACACGGACACGCCCGACCGCTACGAACGCCTCACGTCCGTCTCCAGCTCCGTCGACCTGGAACAACGCGACAAC GGCTTCTGCTCGTGGCTGACGGCCATCTTCCGAATCAA GGACGAGGAGATCCGTGAGAAGTGCGGCGAGGACGCGGTGCACTACTTGTCCTTCCAGCGCCACATCATCGGCCTGCTGGTGGTGGTGGGCGTCCTCTCCGTCGGCATCGTGCTGCCCGTCAACTTCTCGGGAGACCTGCTGG AAAACAACGCCTACAGCTTCGGCCGCACTACGATAGCCAACCTGAAGTCCGG GACCAACCTGCTGTGGCTGCACACGACCTTCGCCTTCATGTACCTGCTGCTCACCGTCTACAGCATGAGACGACACACGTCCAAGATGCACTACAAGGAGGACGACCTG GTGAAGCGCACCTTATTCATCAACGGCATCTCCAAGTACGCCGAAGAGAGTCAGATCAAGCAGCACTTTGA GCAGGCGTACGAGAACTGCGTGGTTCTGGAAGCTCGGATCTGCTACAACGTGGCCAAGCTGATGTCCCTCAACGCCGAGAG GAAGAAGACGGAGCGCAGTAAGAAGTTCTTCACCGACCTGATGGCCAAGGAGCACGTTCCCACCATGATCAACCCCAAACCCTGCGGACATCTCTGCTGCTGCGCCATCGCCGGCTGCGAGGAG GAGGAGGCGGTCAGCTTCTATACTAAGAGGGAGGCCAAACTGAAGGAGGAGTACcgcaaggagaaggagaaggtcCACACCAAACCTCTGGGCATGGCCTTTGTCACCTTCCAAAACGAGGCCATGACCGCCAT AATCCTGAAGGACTTCAACGCCTGCCAGGTCCAGGGTTGCCGCTGCCGCCAGGAGCCGCGCTCCTCGCAGTTCAGCGAAGCGCTTCACGTGCACAACTGGAACGTCTCGTACGCGCCGGACCCGCAGAACGTGCGCTG GGAGCACCTGTCGCTGGGCGGAGTCTCCTGGTGGATCCGCTGCCTGATCATCAACTGCATCTTGTTCCTGCTACTCTTCTTCCTCACCACGCCCGCCATTATCATCTCCACCATGGACAAGTTCAACGTCACCAAGCCGGTGGAGTACCTCAAC AATCCCATCGTGACCCAGTTCTTCCCCACGCTCCTCCTGTGGGCCTTCTCTGCCCTGCTGCCGACCATCGTCTACTACTCGGCCTTCTTCGAGGCGCACTGGACCAG GTCTGGAGAAAACCGGACCACAATGCACAAATGCTACACCTTCCTGATCTTTATGGTTCTTCTGCTGCCCTCTCTTGGCCTGAGCAG CCTGGATGTTTTCTTCCGTTGGCTCTTTGACAAAAAGTTCTTGGCCGATGGCACCGTCCGCTTTGA GTGCGTCTTCCTGCCCGACAACGGCGCCTTCTTCGTCAACTACGTGATCGCATCGGCCTTCATCGGGAACGCCATGGACCTGCTCCGGATCCCGGGCCTCCTCATGTACATGATTCGACTCTGCTTGGCGCCGTCCGCCGCAGACAGGCGCAACGTCAAGAGG CATCAAGCGTACGAGTTCCAGTTTGGGGCGGCGTACGCGTGGATCATGAACGTCTTCACCGTGGTCATGGCCTACAGCATCACCTGTCCCATCATCGTGCCCTTTG GTCTGATGTACATGCTGCTGAAGCACCTGGTGGACCGCTACAACATGTACTACGCGTACCTGCCGTCCAAGCTGGACAAGAAGATCCACTCTGGCGCCGTGACTCAGGTGGTGGCCGCGCCCATCCTTTGCCTCTTCTGGCTGCTCTTCTTCTCCACCATGCGGACAG GTTTCGAGACGCCCACGTCGGTCTTCACGCTGGTGGTCCTGGTGGTGACCATCGTGGTGTGCTTGTCGCACGTCTGCTTCGGACACTTCAAGTACCTGAGCGCTCACAACTACAAG ATCGACACCAAGGACTCGGACGCCGAAGTGGTGGAGAACGGACGCCCGGGCCGCAGCTCCGCCTCCCCGCCGTCCAAATCGCAG CAGCAGATGTACATCGCCCAGGTGCTCCAGGACCCCAACTCGGACGAGCCGGGCGGCGGGGGCGAGGAGGACCGGGCGTCGTCCCAGGACGACGACATGCTCAACGGCGGCAACAACATCAACGAGGCGGATTTCCACTCGGGGGAGGACAGTCTGATCGCAAACGAGGTCCGCCAGTAA